One Parachlamydia sp. AcF125 DNA segment encodes these proteins:
- the nuoE gene encoding NADH-quinone oxidoreductase subunit NuoE, whose amino-acid sequence MLTEQTKNSILELQKRYPSKRSALIPALHIAQAEIGYLPREVQNEVAELFDIEPNEVHAVVTFYDMFFDQPVGKHVIHVCKNLSCMLRGADGVLKKICQRLNIESHGTSADQEFTVIPSECLAACDRAPMLLVDDKVIGPISESDIDHILEEAKKSSGHPSPVQMAEGPHA is encoded by the coding sequence ATGTTAACCGAACAAACAAAAAATTCGATTTTGGAGCTGCAAAAACGTTACCCTAGTAAGCGTTCGGCCTTAATTCCCGCTCTCCATATAGCGCAAGCAGAAATAGGTTACTTGCCGCGTGAAGTGCAAAATGAAGTGGCTGAGCTATTTGACATTGAGCCGAATGAAGTGCATGCAGTGGTCACCTTTTATGACATGTTTTTTGACCAGCCTGTAGGAAAACATGTAATCCATGTTTGCAAAAATCTTTCCTGTATGCTGCGAGGAGCGGATGGGGTGCTAAAAAAAATTTGCCAGAGGCTAAATATAGAATCTCATGGAACTTCAGCTGACCAAGAGTTTACCGTGATTCCTTCAGAATGCTTAGCTGCTTGCGATCGCGCGCCCATGTTACTAGTTGACGATAAAGTCATAGGACCTATTTCAGAAAGCGATATCGACCATATTCTCGAAGAAGCAAAAAAGAGTTCAGGCCATCCTTCACCTGTTCAAATGGCGGAAGGTCCTCATGCCTGA
- a CDS encoding NADH-quinone oxidoreductase subunit D, whose protein sequence is MTKTSKNLNQPSLSGEILELNLGPQHPSTHGVLRLKLHLDGEIVVSAEPVIGYLHTGVEKECETRTYPQVFTLVDRLDYLSGPAEEQAFASVVEKLMQVEVPERAQIIRLIILELSRIASHLIWVGTSALELNMSSIYMYCFVEREKILDLFEELSGARMFPSFWRIGGIARDLNPTFEEHVRKFLKEFPKTWKDLDNLLTDNYVWCERLKGVAVIDEELCKQYMCTGPVLRGAGVPYDIRKVYPYLNYDSYEFDIPTRPEGDSYARYLVRMEEMLESAKLVEQALNRLKPGPVITSDRKVALPPRKELARSMEAVIHQFKLVSEGIRPPPGELYQCVESARGELGYYLVSDGTPRPYRVRVRSPSFPHIEVLQKVLPGHFLSDVVVAIASVDPILGDVDR, encoded by the coding sequence ATGACAAAAACAAGCAAAAATCTTAATCAGCCCAGCTTATCTGGAGAGATATTAGAGCTTAACTTAGGACCTCAGCATCCCTCCACCCATGGGGTTTTGCGCCTTAAGTTGCATCTAGATGGGGAAATTGTTGTTTCTGCAGAACCTGTCATTGGATATTTGCATACAGGCGTTGAAAAAGAGTGTGAAACGCGTACTTATCCTCAGGTGTTTACGCTTGTCGATCGTCTCGATTATTTATCCGGGCCTGCAGAGGAGCAAGCCTTTGCAAGTGTTGTGGAAAAACTTATGCAAGTTGAAGTTCCTGAGCGCGCGCAAATTATCCGGTTGATAATTCTCGAATTGTCTAGAATTGCCAGCCATTTGATTTGGGTTGGAACCAGCGCCTTAGAGCTCAATATGTCCTCTATTTACATGTATTGTTTTGTAGAGCGAGAAAAAATCCTCGATCTGTTTGAAGAGCTGTCAGGGGCACGCATGTTTCCCTCTTTTTGGAGGATTGGAGGCATTGCGCGAGATCTTAACCCTACTTTTGAAGAACATGTGCGCAAATTCTTAAAGGAATTTCCTAAAACTTGGAAAGATTTAGATAATCTTTTAACCGACAACTATGTCTGGTGTGAGCGGCTGAAAGGGGTAGCCGTAATTGATGAAGAGCTGTGCAAGCAATACATGTGCACGGGCCCCGTCCTTCGGGGAGCCGGGGTTCCTTATGATATTCGAAAAGTTTATCCCTATCTCAATTACGACAGCTATGAGTTTGATATCCCTACGCGACCAGAAGGGGATTCCTATGCCAGATACTTAGTGCGCATGGAAGAGATGTTAGAGAGTGCTAAATTGGTTGAACAGGCGCTCAATCGCCTAAAACCGGGACCTGTGATTACAAGCGATCGGAAGGTTGCGTTGCCTCCTAGGAAAGAGCTTGCTAGGAGTATGGAAGCTGTGATTCACCAATTTAAATTGGTCAGCGAGGGGATTCGTCCCCCTCCTGGAGAGCTTTATCAATGTGTGGAATCGGCAAGAGGAGAGTTAGGCTATTATCTTGTGAGTGACGGAACTCCTCGACCATACCGCGTGAGGGTGCGCTCACCTTCCTTTCCTCATATAGAAGTTTTGCAAAAAGTCTTACCTGGCCATTTTCTATCGGATGTGGTGGTGGCAATTGCCAGTGTGGATCCAATTTTAGGGGATGTAGATCGCTAA
- a CDS encoding NADH-quinone oxidoreductase subunit C: protein MKSVEVAQNLKSHYPEAVLGQKQFLGETTIEVKKEALIAVLGLLKRDFEVLMDLTAVDYVNPSSYTKVVYWLHNPKNMERIRIVVFVGREESLPSVTGLWEGASWYERELFDLFGVHFEGHPDLKRILMPDDWKGHPLRRDYPLTEQPVQFKHGVEPKIPSQIISHDKNKQKS from the coding sequence ATGAAGTCCGTTGAAGTTGCCCAAAATTTAAAAAGTCACTACCCAGAAGCTGTCTTAGGGCAAAAACAGTTTTTAGGGGAAACAACTATAGAAGTTAAAAAAGAGGCTTTAATAGCGGTTCTAGGTTTACTTAAAAGGGATTTTGAAGTCCTGATGGATTTAACAGCGGTAGATTATGTGAATCCAAGTTCCTACACAAAAGTGGTTTATTGGTTGCATAATCCTAAAAATATGGAAAGGATCCGCATTGTAGTATTTGTAGGGAGAGAAGAATCCCTCCCGTCCGTGACAGGGTTGTGGGAAGGAGCGTCTTGGTATGAAAGAGAGCTATTTGATTTATTTGGAGTGCATTTTGAGGGGCATCCAGATCTTAAGCGAATTCTCATGCCTGATGACTGGAAAGGCCACCCTTTACGGCGAGATTATCCTTTAACGGAACAGCCTGTCCAATTTAAACATGGTGTAGAACCCAAGATACCTTCACAGATTATTTCACATGACAAAAACAAGCAAAAATCTTAA
- a CDS encoding NADH-quinone oxidoreductase subunit B: protein MAITQQESIPFLVAPLEKLIHWARANSLWPAQFGLACCAIEMMSAAASRYDMARFGMEVFRASPRQSDVMIVAGRVSQKMAPVLKTIYEQMLEPKWVIAMGDCASTGGVYNNYAVVPGVDQIVPVDVYVAGCPPRPEALIDGLILLQNKIRNGNEVR, encoded by the coding sequence ATGGCAATAACACAACAAGAATCCATTCCCTTTCTCGTGGCTCCGTTGGAAAAACTCATCCATTGGGCTAGGGCAAATTCCCTATGGCCGGCCCAATTTGGGTTGGCGTGCTGTGCCATTGAAATGATGTCGGCGGCTGCTAGCCGTTATGATATGGCTCGCTTTGGAATGGAAGTTTTTCGCGCTTCTCCCAGACAAAGCGATGTGATGATCGTCGCAGGACGGGTGAGCCAGAAAATGGCACCGGTGCTTAAAACGATATACGAACAAATGCTGGAACCCAAATGGGTCATTGCCATGGGGGATTGTGCGTCCACTGGGGGCGTTTATAATAATTATGCGGTTGTTCCAGGCGTCGATCAAATCGTGCCTGTAGATGTGTACGTGGCAGGCTGTCCTCCGCGTCCAGAGGCGTTAATCGATGGATTGATTCTTTTGCAAAATAAAATTCGGAATGGAAATGAAGTCCGTTGA
- a CDS encoding NADH-quinone oxidoreductase subunit A codes for MSDYFPVYIYFGLVLFVTLFTLSLSALFPSKKSSPVKFLPYESGIQTETHLLQERFPLRHYLVALIFLVLDIEVIFLYPWAVVAKQIGRFAFYEMGFFIIVLLVGFAYVWRKKGLQWQ; via the coding sequence GTGTCAGACTATTTTCCTGTCTACATTTATTTCGGTTTGGTCCTCTTTGTCACCTTATTTACCTTAAGCTTGTCGGCGCTTTTCCCCTCTAAAAAGTCTTCCCCCGTTAAATTTCTTCCCTATGAATCGGGTATTCAAACAGAAACTCACTTATTGCAAGAGCGTTTTCCTCTGCGCCATTACTTGGTTGCGTTGATTTTTCTCGTGCTTGATATCGAAGTTATTTTTCTCTATCCATGGGCTGTGGTAGCCAAGCAAATCGGGCGGTTTGCTTTTTATGAAATGGGTTTTTTTATCATCGTGCTTTTAGTTGGATTCGCCTATGTATGGCGCAAAAAAGGATTGCAATGGCAATAA
- a CDS encoding LOG family protein: MAKIDVNSPEILKEIHDLLKLCEVNPETFESSLIIQQIQNSLKLLSEGFDHGKLKLITRTFKEMRYAYRVFNQYPGRRRISIFGSARTPETNCNYQMAKAFSNELAKQGWMCMTGGANGIMKAGLEGAERGSSFGLSIQLPFESGVNSVMEGDPKLITFRYFFTRKLMFMSHSDALAAFPGGFGTQDELFECLTLIQTGKADIIPLVLMEAPGGNYWSAWEAYIKEHLLEPYLISQEDTRLYFITTSVDEAVAHILQFYKRYHSSRYVQDLFVIRMLAPLLDEQVEELNKEFAILVKSGKIEQRGPLPEEGEFLDFPRIIFHHTRRDMAMVRALIDKINQF, from the coding sequence ATGGCCAAAATCGATGTCAATTCCCCTGAAATTCTTAAGGAAATTCACGACTTGTTGAAATTGTGTGAAGTCAATCCTGAAACTTTTGAATCTAGTCTCATCATCCAACAAATTCAGAATAGCTTAAAACTTTTGAGCGAGGGATTTGATCATGGCAAACTAAAGTTGATTACAAGAACGTTTAAAGAGATGCGGTATGCCTACCGGGTTTTTAATCAATACCCTGGAAGGCGGCGTATTAGCATTTTTGGATCAGCCCGCACTCCTGAGACAAACTGCAATTATCAAATGGCTAAAGCCTTCAGCAATGAGCTTGCAAAGCAAGGTTGGATGTGCATGACAGGGGGCGCTAATGGGATTATGAAAGCAGGTCTCGAGGGTGCTGAAAGAGGCTCATCTTTTGGTTTATCTATCCAATTACCTTTTGAAAGTGGAGTAAATTCAGTCATGGAAGGGGATCCTAAGCTGATCACTTTTCGCTACTTTTTTACGCGCAAATTGATGTTTATGAGCCATTCAGATGCCCTTGCCGCTTTTCCTGGAGGATTTGGAACTCAGGACGAATTATTTGAATGTTTAACACTCATTCAAACGGGGAAAGCGGATATTATTCCCCTTGTTCTGATGGAAGCGCCTGGTGGGAATTATTGGAGCGCATGGGAGGCCTATATCAAAGAGCACCTTTTAGAGCCTTACCTCATCAGCCAAGAAGATACGCGCTTGTATTTTATCACCACTTCCGTCGATGAAGCAGTAGCGCATATCCTCCAGTTTTACAAACGTTACCACTCAAGCCGATACGTCCAAGATTTATTTGTGATTCGTATGTTGGCCCCTCTCTTAGATGAGCAAGTAGAGGAGTTAAATAAGGAATTTGCAATCTTAGTCAAATCGGGAAAAATTGAGCAGAGGGGACCCTTGCCTGAAGAGGGAGAATTTCTCGATTTTCCCCGAATCATTTTTCATCATACAAGACGCGATATGGCAATGGTACGCGCTTTAATTGACAAGATTAACCAATTCTAA
- a CDS encoding class I SAM-dependent methyltransferase, whose product MDILFYSFFFILSTWILISIVAWSYKTGISPMPTAPAVSKTIFSNMAFLHLMEGAIYELGAGWGTLAFPLARKYPAYNVIGCEVSFFPHLYCLVRHHFSHVRNLQFLRQNFFSLKLENAALVVCYLYPAAMQKLKIKLEKELKPGCHVISNTFAIPGWTPYDVWTTNDLYQTKIYVYRIPASISSKK is encoded by the coding sequence ATGGACATTTTATTTTATTCCTTTTTTTTCATTCTCTCCACATGGATTTTAATTTCCATCGTGGCGTGGTCTTATAAAACCGGCATTTCTCCCATGCCGACTGCCCCAGCTGTTAGTAAAACTATTTTTTCAAATATGGCATTTTTGCATTTAATGGAAGGGGCAATTTACGAATTGGGAGCTGGTTGGGGAACTTTAGCCTTTCCCTTAGCGCGCAAATACCCTGCTTACAACGTGATAGGGTGTGAAGTCTCCTTTTTCCCCCATCTTTATTGCTTAGTGCGGCACCATTTTAGTCATGTGCGCAATCTGCAATTTTTAAGACAAAATTTTTTCTCTCTAAAATTAGAAAATGCCGCACTAGTGGTATGTTATCTCTATCCTGCTGCAATGCAAAAACTTAAGATAAAATTAGAAAAAGAATTAAAACCAGGCTGCCACGTAATTAGCAATACGTTTGCAATTCCCGGATGGACACCTTATGACGTTTGGACAACTAATGATCTTTACCAAACAAAAATCTACGTTTACAGAATCCCCGCCTCAATTTCTTCCAAGAAGTAA
- a CDS encoding dicarboxylate/amino acid:cation symporter, with product MKLWLKILIALALGVATGLIWGPQAEILKPIGGVFLSLINMIIMLLVLASMTVGITSIHDPKKLGRVGLKSLMVFLSTTMAAIVMGLLFSQIFQVGGGLNLKQSKEIVLETPPGLSEILLSIVPSNPIQSLVEGNVLQVIVFALFLGISINFAGQKGKPLLEFMESLADVMYRMTSIVMEFSPIGVFAIMASVAGSFGIAVLIPLIKFLLAYYTAAIVHCLIIFCSILWFMAKLSPLPFFKGMSDAIMVAFSTSSSSASLPVSMHCVQENLGVSKNISNFVLPLGSTVNMNGAAIFQGMAAVFISRAYGIDLDWQSLLTLTVTSTLSAIGAAGIPGSGFIMLTVVFSSIGLPIEGLAILAGIDRMREMGSTVLNILGDAVCAVYVAKREGELDERQYYHEELVELEGSDI from the coding sequence ATGAAGCTATGGTTAAAAATTTTAATAGCCCTTGCTCTAGGTGTGGCAACAGGACTCATTTGGGGCCCTCAGGCCGAGATTCTCAAGCCTATTGGAGGGGTATTTTTAAGTCTCATCAATATGATCATCATGTTATTGGTGCTTGCATCAATGACTGTAGGGATTACGAGTATTCATGATCCAAAAAAATTAGGGCGTGTAGGGCTGAAATCCCTCATGGTGTTTTTATCCACCACGATGGCAGCGATTGTAATGGGCCTTCTCTTTTCCCAGATTTTTCAAGTGGGGGGAGGCCTAAATTTGAAGCAATCAAAGGAAATTGTGCTTGAAACGCCACCCGGTTTAAGCGAAATTCTCCTTTCCATAGTCCCTAGCAATCCTATTCAATCGCTGGTAGAAGGAAACGTTTTACAAGTCATTGTGTTTGCTCTCTTTTTAGGAATTTCTATTAATTTTGCTGGGCAAAAAGGAAAGCCGCTGCTTGAATTTATGGAATCCTTAGCGGATGTGATGTACCGCATGACTTCCATAGTGATGGAGTTTTCTCCAATTGGAGTATTTGCAATCATGGCTTCAGTTGCGGGCTCATTTGGAATTGCCGTATTAATTCCCCTTATTAAGTTTTTGCTGGCTTATTACACGGCTGCCATTGTGCATTGTTTAATTATTTTTTGCTCCATTTTATGGTTTATGGCCAAACTCAGTCCGCTGCCTTTTTTTAAGGGGATGAGCGATGCAATCATGGTGGCTTTTTCCACTTCCAGTAGTTCTGCTTCCCTTCCCGTTTCCATGCATTGCGTGCAAGAAAATTTGGGTGTTTCTAAGAATATTTCCAACTTCGTGCTCCCCCTTGGATCTACTGTAAATATGAATGGGGCCGCGATCTTTCAAGGAATGGCCGCTGTTTTTATTTCCCGTGCCTATGGGATCGATCTGGATTGGCAAAGTTTATTAACGTTAACGGTTACCTCCACTTTGTCTGCTATAGGAGCCGCAGGGATTCCAGGATCAGGCTTTATTATGCTGACCGTGGTGTTTAGCTCGATCGGTTTGCCGATTGAGGGGCTAGCCATTTTGGCAGGCATCGATCGGATGCGTGAAATGGGTTCGACCGTATTAAATATTTTGGGAGATGCTGTTTGCGCTGTATATGTGGCCAAGCGTGAGGGAGAATTGGATGAGCGACAATACTACCATGAAGAACTGGTGGAATTAGAGGGAAGCGATATTTAA
- the lpxK gene encoding tetraacyldisaccharide 4'-kinase: MFAFLETYIIQVITAQRKGGFPSFIKGVLWILSRIYQAIIFVRNWAYDQGLFRQYNPPVPVVMSIGNLVAGGTGKTPLTLILAQEFCAAYHTVILSRGYRSQAERLSSPVILSHGDGHGPILPVSFCGDEPYMLAKNLPEVVVVVGKDRRKGAILAAKTGGQLLLLDDGMQHRRLARDFEVVVMDGSNLFGEGYYLPRGFLRESLKSLARADIIILNNLHSDEAYEELKTQLAVYTPAPVVATRANVCGVWSLVDNSPVSLKGVKIGVFCAIAHPDYFLQTVKELGAEVVASHFERDHLDFKAQELNNFAKLCNNCGADFLVCTEKDQVKLVEPQKLCLPVVWVQIQLQIVQGIYEWNTFIAEVKSDLQNRI, translated from the coding sequence ATGTTTGCCTTTTTAGAAACTTATATTATCCAAGTCATCACAGCTCAACGCAAAGGAGGATTTCCTTCTTTTATAAAAGGGGTCTTGTGGATTTTGAGCCGCATTTATCAGGCAATTATCTTTGTAAGAAATTGGGCATATGATCAAGGATTATTCCGCCAATACAATCCTCCGGTGCCGGTGGTGATGAGCATTGGAAATCTTGTAGCAGGAGGAACAGGTAAAACTCCTCTAACTTTAATATTAGCCCAAGAGTTTTGTGCGGCTTATCACACTGTGATCCTATCGCGAGGTTATCGCTCCCAGGCGGAACGTTTATCATCGCCTGTCATTTTAAGCCATGGAGATGGGCATGGTCCTATTTTGCCTGTTAGTTTTTGTGGAGACGAGCCATACATGCTAGCAAAAAATTTGCCCGAGGTAGTGGTGGTGGTGGGAAAAGATCGACGAAAGGGGGCTATTTTAGCCGCCAAAACAGGTGGGCAGCTTCTGTTATTGGACGATGGAATGCAGCATCGACGATTAGCGCGCGATTTTGAAGTCGTTGTGATGGATGGATCCAACCTTTTTGGAGAGGGATACTACTTACCACGCGGGTTTTTACGGGAAAGTTTAAAATCGCTTGCACGTGCAGATATCATTATCCTAAACAACCTGCACTCTGATGAAGCGTATGAGGAGCTAAAAACACAACTTGCTGTTTATACCCCTGCGCCCGTGGTCGCAACGCGAGCGAATGTTTGCGGGGTTTGGTCTTTGGTTGATAACTCTCCAGTTAGTTTAAAGGGGGTAAAAATCGGGGTTTTTTGTGCGATTGCTCATCCCGATTACTTCCTTCAAACTGTTAAAGAACTGGGAGCTGAAGTGGTTGCTTCCCATTTTGAAAGGGACCATTTAGACTTTAAAGCCCAAGAATTAAATAATTTTGCTAAATTATGCAACAACTGCGGAGCTGATTTTTTAGTTTGTACCGAAAAAGATCAAGTAAAGCTGGTAGAGCCGCAAAAACTTTGCCTTCCTGTCGTGTGGGTGCAAATCCAACTTCAAATTGTACAGGGAATTTATGAGTGGAATACTTTTATTGCAGAAGTGAAGAGCGACCTACAGAATCGCATATAA
- a CDS encoding SIS domain-containing protein, translating to MKKLIVHSLRECMAVIAQLDNPEVHLFIENVALTLASAFQKGQKVLIAGNGGSLCDAVHFAEELTGYYRQSRPALPALALADSAHITCVGNDVGFESVFSRGIEAYGQAGDVFVGLTTSGNSQNIIRAFEAAKMRNLKTVAFLGKEGGQLKGFADLEIIIQGFKTSDRIQEAHMAIIHILIEMVEEILFPASLASQHECNCLSDS from the coding sequence ATGAAAAAGTTGATTGTGCATTCTCTGCGAGAGTGTATGGCTGTAATTGCACAACTTGACAATCCTGAGGTTCATTTGTTTATTGAAAATGTAGCTCTGACTCTTGCTTCTGCCTTTCAGAAAGGTCAAAAAGTTCTGATTGCCGGAAATGGAGGCAGCCTTTGCGATGCCGTGCATTTTGCTGAAGAACTGACAGGCTATTATAGACAATCAAGGCCCGCCCTTCCTGCCCTTGCCCTTGCGGATTCCGCGCATATCACTTGCGTTGGAAATGACGTCGGATTTGAATCTGTTTTTTCACGCGGAATTGAAGCTTATGGCCAAGCTGGGGATGTGTTTGTGGGTTTAACAACGAGTGGGAATTCACAAAATATTATTCGTGCTTTTGAAGCGGCAAAAATGCGCAATTTAAAAACCGTCGCTTTTCTCGGTAAAGAGGGAGGCCAGCTAAAAGGATTTGCAGACTTGGAAATCATTATCCAGGGTTTCAAGACCTCCGATCGCATTCAAGAAGCCCATATGGCGATTATCCATATTTTGATTGAAATGGTTGAGGAAATCCTTTTTCCCGCTTCTCTCGCATCTCAACACGAATGCAACTGCCTTAGCGACAGCTGA